A genomic stretch from Anomaloglossus baeobatrachus isolate aAnoBae1 chromosome 5 unlocalized genomic scaffold, aAnoBae1.hap1 SUPER_5_unloc_7, whole genome shotgun sequence includes:
- the LOC142259308 gene encoding gastrula zinc finger protein XlCGF66.1-like, whose protein sequence is MDMDRDKMAERILHLTLEILFQLTGEDYTVVKKTSSEHCQAPVSEGCGRPLIPFTGPPPHPPIHEDINDQKILELTYKMIELLTGEVPIRCQDVTVYFSMEEWEYLEGHKDLYKDVMMEDPQPLTSPGLSSKRTTPERCPRPLLPQDCKQEDPDVPQDVFSPALSSKRYLLMYFLQ, encoded by the exons atggatatggacagggacaagatggcggagaggatattacacctcaccctagagatcctcttccagcttactggagag gattacacagtagtgaagaagacctctagtgagcactgtcaggcccctgtgtctgagggatgtggAAGACCCCTGATTCCATTCACGGGGccaccacctcaccccccgatacatgaggacatcaatgaccagaagatcctagaactcacctacaagatgattgagctgctgactggagag gttcctataaggtgtcaggacgtcaccgtctatttctccatggaggagtgggagtatttagaaggacacaaagatctgtacaaggatgtcatgatggaggatccccagcccctcacatcaccag gtctatccagtaagaggacaacaccagagagatgtccccgtcctcttctcccacaagactgtaaacaagaagatcccgatgttcctcaggatgtgttttctccagctctatccagtaagagatatctactcatgtactttctgcagtag